The genomic window GATATTCAGTTTTTAGTTTTGATTttggttttcattttttttttcccacgGTGGTTATAACATTTTATTTCAAAGTttgtttgatttctatttcaatttAGGGGACCATGGTGAGTTTCAGTTTTCACTTTTCATTTCGATTTTTTCAGTAACTACACTGAATCCACACCCTTGACATCTCTATTTTGAATTGCCACTGGGCCTTCGTTAGCTTTTGCTTTAAGAAACATGCACAGGCCCATAGGCCGGCCAGGTTCCAAATACATGAGTAACGTGCCAAATGTATGATCGGGCAATTGGCTAAGACTGATTAAAAGCGGTTAGACAGTTATGAGCGAGTGGGCAAGTGGATTTAATCATGGAGTGATGATATTTTAGGGCTGGTGTAAATgtgaaggaattttttttttaatatattttttttaaaaatttatttttcaatctaCCTCCAAATCTAACTTATTTTCCAAACTATCCTAGTTGGGATGAGTTGACATTGATGTGGCGAAATTGCATGTTGAAGATGTAATTTCGGATATGAAATCGTATATTCAATATGCGATTTCAAACTaagatgataaaataaaataaaaataaaattacatgtaGAAGATGGGATTTCAGATGAAATCGCATCTTCAATATACAatttttctgctttttttttctccttctgctACGATCGTGCGGCCGAGCTTCcttcccttttctttctttttcgctCCTCTTTATCGAGGAGCACGGATGGAGGGGCACGGGCAATCGCCGATGCTCATACGGAGCCACGGGGGCTTGAGTTCGTCAGGGTCGAGAGAGGAAAGGGGAGGGGACGGCGGTGGTGCGGGGCTACAGAGGGTGCGAGGGACGGTCGTGCGGGGTGCGGGAGGCACCTGGGGTCAGGAAGGGGAGGAGGTTTGGTGGTCACGTGAAGCCGAATGCAGCAGGAATGGTGGGTGCGACGCGGATGACGGCAGAGCGGAGCCATGACCTAGGCCTCATGAGGCGGCCATAGATCGTCGGGGCACAGGGGGGGTGACGgcgggagggagggaaggagagaaaaacagaaaaaaaaatgttttagtgagaaaaaaatatattattattttattattaataataatttgaataataataaaatattattattttattcataataaaatattattatgtttgattaatagtaataaaatgttattattatttttgattatttttctcaaGAAATctggatttttttaaatattcttttttaaaaataatatttttattaatcatttaaaaatactatttgtataataacatattatttttaaaaaaaattatttcaaaaaattaataataaaatattattttaaaaaatattattttaaataataataaaaatattatttttaataataataaagtagtatttttaaaaaattagagaaataatactttaaaaaattaggaaaaatattattatgttattattattaataatttgaataataataaaatgttattattttattaataagaaaatattattttttgattaaaagtaaaatattattgtttgattaataataaaatattattatagtaataataataaaatataataataatttattattattcaagttatattattaataaaaaatNNNNNNNNNNNNNNNNNNNNNNNNNNNNNNNNNNNNNNNNNNNNNNNNNNNNNNNNNNNNNNNNNNNNNNNNNNNNNNNNNNNNNNNNNNNNNNNNNNNNTATTATAGCACATAAGCAGAACTGCAACAAAATCCATAAGAACATGCATAATGAAACAAAGAATGCTCCAGACAAATGATCCATAATTGTCATAGCACCTTAATCAGTAACAAACATATGTTAAGACATGTCATATTTGCTGTTCTTATTCACACTAAGTACTTAACAAAGAAATGGATAGTCTGTAATCCAACAACTGGATCCGGAATGTAAAACGTACTCCGGTTATAGTCGTTAAGTGGACCATCCAACTCAAATTTTGAGGAAGATCAGGATTAGCCAAGAATAGGCGCCCGTATGCAACCAGATCAGCATAGCCACTAGAAACAGCTTTATTGCCTTCTTCTCTGTTATAGCCTCCAGCAACAATAAATGTTCCTTGAATGCTTTCCTCATAGGAAGAAGAGAGTGAGGAGTTTCAACCCTTTCTCCTAATTTAACCATCCTCGGTTCCACCATATGGCAATACGAGATCCCAAATTTGTTCAAAGAATTGACCATATAGAGACCAAGTGCATCTGGGTCGGAATCGCCTGCTTCCATGTAGTTAGCATAGGGGGAAAGCCTTATTCCAACTCTGTCAGCTCCAATCTCATCAACCACAGCCTGTACTATTTCTAGTGCAAAGCGCAACGATTTTCCAGGCTGCCACCATATTGGTCTGTCCGATCGTTGACTTGGTCCTTCAGGAACTGATCAACCAAATATCCATGGGCTCCATGGATCTCCACTCCATCGAAACCTATGCATCAAGGAATAACAATAATGATAAGCTGGAGAAAACTTTTTGGATGAagacccttttcttttcttttttctgataATATGAATGGTGAAATACCATCAGATTGATGCCCAATCAGTTTAGCTATTTAAACTAGTCTAGAGGCAGTGTAGCTACCATGTGAATGATGATCAATTGAAGGCTTATAGCATGCTGCATAAATTACCATCTTAGATAGGCAAAGAGACATCCAAAGCATTCAGGAAATGCCCAGGGCAATACCAATAAGAGAACATAGATGGGTTCAGTAAGTTTATTAAGAAGCAATAAGATCCCAAAAAATCCCTGCAGGGCATGTACTAGAGTTGGCCAAAGGAACATAGAAAGATGGCATTGTTTACATGATCCGAAGAATAATTCTCTAGAGTAATTATTTCTTTTTTGGGTGAAATAGCTAAATTTCAAATTAAGACTGTCTCCATCTACTCCATTAATAACTCTTCAAGCTCTTTAACCCCCCACATCCCCCTCCCCTCAAAACCCCCCAAAAAAAGGGAAAGGAAAAAAACTCTTCCACCAAATTTAGCCAATATGTGGAACACCCCTTCAATATATGTGCAACTTAAAAATCATGATAAAGTGACAGTCACTACAGGGTTACAAAGCTTGCTTGGTTCTGAAGTTTGATTATTGGGGCTCTTAGATGTGCTCAATGCAGGTGGGATAGAGAACTTTATATTTATTGCCTGAGCTCTCAGATGTACTAAATGCAAGTGTCACAGAGAACTTTATGCATAAATCATGTGTTGCAGTGATTTTGTTAACTGAACCTAACTGCTTAAGGGAAACCTGCATGAGATAATGCTCCTTCATGGTCCACTGACTAGGGAAACTGAATAACACTTCTTATTTGAGCATTTATGTGTTTTAAATTCTTTTTCGCATATACATATTAATTGTCAACAATTTCCTAGGTATCTCAGGCTTCTCAGCTGCTACTTCTGATATTCATAGGAAAGTCCAGCTTTTCCCAATGAGCAGATGAAAGAAGAATTAGGTAGCCTTTAGGGGAAAGGACCAACAGACTGCAGATGCATATCTTACCAATGACTAGCTGTACTAATTTCTTGATCTGAGGTACAAGGTCAGAACTTGGCTTAGGTTGGGCATAGTAGGTTTTGGCAAAAGACTTCATGTCCATTCACAATACTGGCTCTCCTATGTGGCGGTAACTTGTTCGCCTACTAAAACTGATAGAATACATGATTCTTACCAGCTTCTATCGCATTCTTAGCAGCAATTCTGAAATCATTGACAATCAAAGGGATCTCTTCTGTAGCCAACTGCCGAGGACGTGCAAACCGTGCAATGTCGCCATTAGTTCGCACTTGAGGTGCTAGTGGCTTGTCAGTACATGATATTGGAGCTTGTCCATTAGGCTGAAAATCTACAACAAAGCAAATGAGTGGATCAGATGAAAACTGCACCTTATCAAAAGTAACTTATGAAGAAGTACAGTAGAAGAACTCCACCAAGACAACTTTCTTCGTATTTTTTCTGCATTCATATAACCTCTTGCAGGTGCTTATGATTAATGTTTTGGGAGTGCATGCAACAGGGATACAACAAATTATTTATCATTCCATGACATATAGGTTATCAGTATGTATCAATTTTATGAATGGTGTAATATTGGAAGTGTTCATAAAATGCCATGTGTTGACAAACACTTAATCAAGGTTTAAACGCCAGCACCAGCATCCATGCTGGTGAGTAGTTTGCTCCGTACTGCTGCATGGCCCCCGCATTTGATGACAGATGACACATGACAGCATGCACCTGGCAAGGCATGGCACGGCCAGCATGGACAAGCATGCAGCTGATCATGCTGATTCATGGTGTGATACCATTAAACAATGGAAGAATGAGGGAGGAAACAACAGCTTCTGAATTCGGGAGGAGGACCAATACGAGTACCCATAGCAGAAAACATTGAATTTATTCATGGGAGATATGCTTTTGCGAGAGGCTCTGCAGCTGGCATCTGGAGTTTATTTAACAATACTTTCGAAAACAGAAGAGCTGCTTAGAGGGCAAAGGAACTCATGAGTTCTGGTTATATATCAAAGAGATAATCATTTATTATTAAAGGGTATTGGTTGAGTTCCGACTTCACATTTTGTACAGGAAAGAGATATAGAAGCAATAACCACATTGTCGTCAATATCTCTTTTGATTTTTTCCAGACATTTGGAACTTGCCAGACCAAGTGATTGAATCAATAAGTATTTCATAATCGCACAAACATATAGTATAAGGTGTTTGAGGTTAAGCCTATGAGTTTGCATCAACtcaatagaagatgtacaagataAATGAAGGTAAAAGAGTCAGATAGATGTACCATAATTTGAAACTCTCCCCGCATGCCAAATCTGGCAAAAGAAGATGCCACCCTTCTCATGAACTGCATCCACAATAGGTCTCCATGCTTCCACCTGCTCTTTTGTCCAAATGCCGGGCGTGTTTGGGTACCTAGTGTTGAAAAATAGATTATAGCCTCAgccatccaaaaagaaaaaaaaaaattacaagaagtaTTATCTTGAATTAAAAAAGACATAGATATATAATTAACGAGTTTGGGACTGAAGTATTTTACCCTTGAGCAGTGTCCGAAACTCCTGTGGCCTCAGCTATAAGAAGGCCACCTTTGGAGGCCCGCTGAGAGTAATACAAGATGGCATGAGGCTGGGGAACGTTGCTAAAGGACCTCTGCCTTGTCAATGGTGCCAAAACTATCCTAAATAGTTTCAAAATGAAAAACAAATAAAAGCATCAAAAATATCATAGCGACCCTGGTTAAACTACTTTTCCAAGCATCATATACCTGTTGTCAACGAAACATCCTAGTGAGGGAAAATTTTTCCCGCAAACCGCACGAGTCCATAGAGTAAACAAAAAACTAATAACACATAATAGATAGGATTATAATTTGAAGATGCTTTTAGCTGTAATAGCATTCCAGTGAGtaattcatcatttttttaatcaAGTTCTTGATGGATTTTGCAGCAGCATTTTCATTTGGATAAATGCTTCTCAGACAAGGTAAGTTAACTATTTTCCCCTTGTTTCCTTTTCATTGTTTGAATGTGTTGTTtggtttctttcttcctttttttccttaagaagaaaagaggatcAAATCacatttcaaagataaaaagctAAAATTTGATTACTGTTAACACGAGGAAAGTGAACCCATAAGTAGAGATTAAAAATAGTGAACAAAAaggcttccgaccttgtatggATCGAAATGCCCAAAAAACCCCAGACATCAAATGATGAAACAGCTGGAGCCATGGACTTGGTCTAGTTTCCCCCTTGCTTAATAAAAAACGCTCAAATCCTAGGGGGAAAAAAATGAGAGCAGGAAAAGATGGTCACTGACCTGTGGGAGAGATCGAATCTACCCATCTTGTAAGGAGTGAGAAGAGGAATTCGAGCCATCTCTCCTTGACCAAGAAAAAGAAACTAAAACAAGAACAGGaaggagaaaataaagaaaaccggcctcttctcctccctctatTACCGAGGCCTTTTGTCCACCTGCCTTCCCTTCTCCAGTCATAGCAGGGAGCCAGGGACGTTTTCCCACCGCCAATGCACCGTGCCGCCGTGGGCAACGTGGCGCATAAACCTCTGCGTCCAAGGGGTCGGTACTCGGGCCGGGCTCAGGCCCCACCTGGGTATGGTATCGATGAAATGTTCTTGGGCTCCGTTCCGGCCCTGTCTGGCCCGGTCTTACAACTGAAACCATAGgttaaaattctttgtgcaccggtgTACAAAATCCAATGTAAAACGTGCCATCTTATTCGATTAAATTATAtaagtattattttttaatatatattaaatatttataattttattttttatttaaattttaaataataaaaatatttttattttttaaaaaaattatgatatcctacgtccatattatgacattctgcatccaaaaagtcataatttttgtccacaagatgtcataatataatgcagGATGTCGTAATatgtacaggatgtcataatttttttcaaaaaataagaatattttcgtcattcaaaatttttaaataaaaaaataaaactgcagacattaaatgcgcattggaaagtggttgaacaaaaatatcccttttatattatgatatactgaattatattatgacatcatatatgcagaaagtcataatttgacataggatgtcataatatgcataagatgtcataattttctgaaccatattatgatatcctgtatatAGAAAATCACAATATGCCACAggttgtcataattttttttcaaatgataggattattttcattatataaaatttttaaatgaaaaggtGGTACTGTaaacattaaatatgcattaaaaaGTGATGGCTACATAGACCAATCACATAAAATGATATACTCTATATTGGACTTTCTACACCacatgcggtgcacaaaaaattttcctAGGTTAAGAGAAATTGGAGTGGTCCTGCTCAAAACCAAAGGTTGTCGTTCCTAATTTAGCATCTAACCTATAGTTCTGGAGGTTGAAATAGCGAAACAAAGGAGAAGACGGACTCGTTATAAGAAGTACTCACTCTAACCGGAAGAACACTGATACATTTAGGAAAAGTTATTTTCAATCGTACACTACCCATAGAAGAACAATGACAGAGAGAGATGAGGATGCCTGAATGGTTGCGGCAAAATAAATGGAGTCAGAAACAAGTAAATTGAAAGAAACCAAGAAGAATCAGCAAGATAGAAAGCATGTTAAGTAGAAAATCTGAGCATGAATCGAAGGATCTTGAATCTGGGCTACAAGATTTGTGAAGGTAGATATCTAAGACAATCAAAATGAGGATAAGCAGAAAGAAGACTTGTCAAATTTGTCAAAAATTGATTGAAATATTCATTAGGGCTCAGCAAATAATCAAAATCCGAAGAAACTCATCTAATCCGATCTAATAAACATTAATTTCGATCGATTGAATCAGGTTGAATCATattataattcataaaaaattcaattaaTTACGATTAGATTCGGATTCTGCATTTTTAATCTGAAACTGAATCTGACCGACCGATATAGTATTTTCAATTCTTAAGCTATTTAGAGAATTAGAAATTGACAACTATGACATATTATGTACTGACTTATGgatgttataaaattattatattttattttctatataaattaaataatatattaatttgtgatgtttaaaattaatattggatCAACATTGAAATCCAAATCGATACAATCCATCCGAATTCGCTACAAACTATTAATTTCGATTTCAAATGGTTTATATAAGATAAATGGTCGGCagtagattgaatttttttcaattcgattggattcggttagatcaatttttttgtaaTCCGATCCAATCTAATTCATGCTCAGTCCTAATATCTATGATGTGGGACCAAAGCCAACGAGCAAGAGGCACCTGTCGGGctacaaaaattgattaaatatttaacatattaCATGAGCCATTGTCCTGGAGGGTCTGGCTTTGGATATTTGAACAAGTTATCATGAAACAGCCCACTAATCAATATTCCATTTATTTAACATTATGAAAGAGTTTATTTCACACAGGACAGCCACAAACACCAACatgaacaaaacaaaacaaaagaataaaaaccaaaacaaaaaacaaaagaaagaaagtagGAATTATATATACACGAGGAATTGACCGAGGAAAAGGAAGGCAGCCCTCTTTACAATAACATAGAAGCCAAATGCAAAAGACACCAGGGAACCATTATGTTAGAAGGTGATGGGTTATCAGTATTACATCATATAAGCGGAACTGCAACAAAATCCATAAGAACATGCATAATGAAACAATGAATGCTCAAGACAAATGATTTATTATTGTCATAGCACAAATGGTAGGATATGTTATATTTGCTATTCTCCCCCACACCAAGTATTTAACAAAGGAATGGGTAGTCTGTATATCCAACAACTGGATCAGGAGTGTAAAAAGTAGAACTGTTATAGTTGTTAAGTGGAGCATCCAACTCAAATCTTTGAGGAAGATCAGGATTAGCCAAGAACAGGCGCCCATATGCAACCAGATCAGCATAGCCACTAGAAACAGCTTTGTTGCCTTCTTCTTTATTATAGCCTCTAGCAGCAATAAATGTTCCCTTGAATGCTTTCCTCATAGGAAGAAGAGAGTGAGGAGTTTCAACCTTTTCTCCTTCTTTGGCCATACTTGGTTCCACCATATGGCAATACGAGATCCCAAATTTGTTCAGAGAATTGACCATATAGAGACCAAGAGCATCTGGATCAGAATCACCTGCAGTATAGGGGGAAAGCCTTATTCCAACTCTGTCAGCTCCAATCTCATCAACCACAGCCTGTACTATTTCGAGTGCAAAGCGGCAACGATTCTCCATGCTGCCACCATATTGATCTGTCCGATCGTTGATTTGGTCCTTCAGAAACTGATCAATCAAATATCCATGGGCTCCATGGATCTCAACTCCATCGAAACCTACGTATCAAGGAATAACAATAATGATAAGTTGGAGAAAACTTTATGGATGAAgactaatttcttttttttttcttttttctgataATATAAATGGTGGAATACCATCAGATTGATGCCCAATCAGTGTAGCTATTTAAACTAGTCTGAAGGCAGTGTAGCTACCATATGAATGATGATCAATTGAAGGCTTATAGCATGCTGCATAACTTGCCATCCTAGATAGGCAAAGAGACATCTAAAGCATTCAGGAAATGTCCCGGGATCAATGCCAGCACAAAGAACATAGATGGGAACAATAAATTTATTAGGAAGCAATAAGATCTCAAAAAATCTATGCAGGGCATGTAGTAAAGTTGGCAAAAGGAATATAGAAAGCTGGCATTATttacttgatccaaaaaataattctctaaagtaattattttttatCGGTGACATTGATAAATTTCGAACTGAGACTGTCTTCTTCTACTCCATTAATAACTCTTCAAGCTCCATAACCCCCCACATCCCCCTCccctaaaataaaaaaagaaaaaaaaagtttttttttccacCAAATTTAGCCAATATGTGGAACACTCCTTCCATATATGTGCAACTTAAAAATCATGATAAAGTTACAGTCACTATAGGGTTAGAAAGCTTGCTTGGTTCTGAATTTTGATTACTAAGGCTCTCAGATGTACTCAATGCAAGTGGGACAGAAAACTTTATGCTTAAAGCATGTGTTGCAGCGATTTTATAATCTGAACCTAATTGCTTAAGGGGAACCTGCATGGCATAATGCTCCTTCCATGGTCCACTGACTAGGGAACTGAATGACACTTCTTATATGAAACATTTATGTGTTTTAAATTCTTTTGCTTGCATACATATCAATTGTCAACAATTTCCTAGGTATCTCAGGCTTCTCAGATGCTACTTCTGATACTCATGGAAAAGTCCAGCTTTTCCCAATGTGCAGAGGAAAGAAGAACTAGGTAGCCTTTAAGGGCGAACGGACTGACAAACTGTAGATACATATTTTACCTATGAACTAGATGTACTAATTTCTTGATCTGAGGGATGACCAAAGGTTGG from Elaeis guineensis isolate ETL-2024a chromosome 9, EG11, whole genome shotgun sequence includes these protein-coding regions:
- the LOC105051592 gene encoding putative 12-oxophytodienoate reductase 11 → MAPIPLLTPYKMGRFHLSHRIVLAPLTRQRSFGNVPQPHAILYYSQRASKGGLLIAEATGVSDTAQGYPNTPGIWTKEQVEAWRPIVDAVHKKGGIFFCQIWHVGRVSNYTFQPNGQAPISCTDKPIVSKVRANGVDVLRFSPPRRLATEEILLIVNDFRIAAKNAIEAGFDGVEIHGAHGYLIDQFLKDQINDRTDQYGGSMENRCRFALEIVQAVVDEIGADRVGIRLSPYTAGDSDPDALGLYMVNSLNKFGISYCHMVEPSMAKEGEKVETPHSLLPMRKAFKGTFIAARGYNKEEGNKAVSSGYADLVAYGRLFLANPDLPQRFELDAPLNNYNSSTFYTPDPVVGYTDYPFLC